The following proteins are co-located in the Macaca thibetana thibetana isolate TM-01 chromosome 6, ASM2454274v1, whole genome shotgun sequence genome:
- the CFAP90 gene encoding uncharacterized protein C5orf49 homolog yields MEDDEEETTASTLRGEPRPPPVSAQSAFSYIPLRRLDPKEHSYYYRQAQTGIISLYDCVFKRRLDYDQKLHRDDREHAKSLGLHVNEEEQERPVGVLTSSVYGKRISQPIEPLNRDFGRVNHVQADFYRKNDIPSLKAPGFGHMAPA; encoded by the exons ATGGAGGACGACGAGGAGGAGACCACCGCGTCCACGCTGCGGGGCGAGCCCAGGCCGCCGCCCGTCTCGGCGCAGTCCGCCTTCAGCTACATCCCGCTGCGGCGCCTAGACCCCAAAGAGCACAGCTACTACTACCGGCAGGCGCAG acaGGAATTATTTCCCTCTATGACTGTGTTTTTAAGAGGCGACTAGATTATGATCAGAAGTTGCACCGAGATGACAGAGAACATGCAAAAAGCCTGGGACTTCATGTTAATGAAGAG GAACAGGAGAGGCCGGTTGGAGTGTTGACGTCTTCTGTCTATGGGAAGCGCATCAGTCAGCCCATTGAACCCCTAAACCGGGACTTCGGCCGCGTTAACCACGTGCAGGCTGACTTCTACAGGAAGAACGACATTCCCAGCCTCAAGGCACCCGGCTTTGGGCACATGGCTCCAGCCTGA